The following are encoded together in the Carboxydocella sporoproducens DSM 16521 genome:
- a CDS encoding ABC transporter ATP-binding protein: MLKVDNIDVYYGAIHALKGISLEVNQGEIVTLIGANGAGKSTTLKTISGLLKPKSGAIYFEGQNITGKKAPDIVKMGISQVPEGRRVFANLTVLENLELGAYLRNDKQGIQEDMEKVFVRFPRLKERLKQLAGTLSGGEQQMLAMGRALMSRPRVLLLDEPSMGLAPILVQEIFNIIKDINATGTTILLVEQNAHMALSIAHKAYVLETGKIVLSGPAQELAQSEEVKKAYLGG, encoded by the coding sequence ATGCTAAAAGTAGACAATATTGATGTTTATTATGGCGCAATCCACGCTCTCAAGGGGATCTCCCTGGAGGTAAACCAAGGGGAAATCGTGACTTTGATCGGTGCCAACGGGGCGGGCAAAAGTACAACCCTGAAAACCATCTCCGGTTTGCTCAAACCCAAATCCGGAGCTATCTACTTCGAAGGGCAGAATATCACCGGTAAAAAAGCTCCCGATATCGTGAAAATGGGGATTTCCCAGGTACCGGAAGGCCGGCGGGTTTTTGCCAACCTGACCGTGCTGGAAAACCTGGAGCTGGGAGCCTACCTGCGCAATGACAAGCAGGGTATCCAGGAAGATATGGAGAAGGTGTTTGTACGCTTCCCCCGTTTGAAGGAACGGTTGAAGCAGCTGGCTGGGACCCTCTCCGGTGGGGAGCAGCAAATGCTGGCGATGGGACGGGCCCTCATGTCCCGGCCCCGGGTATTATTGCTGGATGAGCCTTCCATGGGTCTGGCCCCGATTCTGGTGCAGGAGATCTTTAATATTATCAAGGATATTAATGCTACCGGTACCACCATCTTGCTGGTAGAGCAGAATGCCCATATGGCCCTGTCCATTGCCCATAAGGCCTATGTGCTGGAAACCGGTAAGATAGTACTGAGCGGTCCGGCTCAGGAACTGGCCCAAAGTGAAGAGGTTAAAAAAGCTTATCTTGGTGGTTAA
- a CDS encoding aminopeptidase, with protein sequence MDFANAWDIYADKRQQIEQVNQEYLRFLTEGKTEREAVAYLETEAVQSGFVPLALVMNGEVKVTPGLKVYLNYREKAFIAAIIGQQPLEKGLNIIGAHLDAPRLDLKPNPLYEAEKLGWLKTHYYGGIKKYQWVALPLALHGVVFTRSGQRLQIVIGEKGEDPVFTITDLLPHLAAKQMEKKAAEVISGEGLNLLVGSIPCEDKEAKERVKAALLKILKEQYGIEPEDFARAELEAVPAGPAREVGLDRSLIGGFGQDDRVCAWTAWAALRDLAETPEYTAVALLVDKEEIGSTGNTGMTAAFFANMVAELINAQSQPYNEILLRRALANSRALSADVSVAVDPNFEGVVDKYNAARLGQGLVVTKYTGARGKSGTSDANAEFVARVLQIFSEADVPWQVGELGAVDVGGGGTIAKFMAETGMDVLDCGVALLSMHSPFEVASKVDIFAAYEGYKAFYRKAGQ encoded by the coding sequence ATGGATTTTGCCAATGCCTGGGACATATACGCTGATAAAAGGCAACAGATTGAGCAGGTCAATCAGGAATATCTTCGTTTTTTAACCGAAGGGAAAACTGAACGGGAAGCAGTTGCTTATCTTGAAACTGAAGCTGTGCAGTCCGGGTTTGTGCCCCTGGCCCTGGTCATGAACGGGGAAGTAAAGGTTACGCCTGGACTCAAGGTTTATTTAAATTACCGTGAAAAAGCCTTTATTGCTGCTATTATCGGCCAGCAGCCCCTGGAAAAGGGACTGAATATCATCGGTGCCCATCTGGATGCGCCGCGGCTGGATTTAAAGCCCAATCCCCTCTATGAAGCGGAAAAACTGGGCTGGCTGAAAACCCACTATTATGGTGGTATTAAAAAATATCAGTGGGTAGCTCTGCCTCTGGCTTTACATGGCGTGGTCTTTACCCGCAGTGGACAGCGCCTGCAGATAGTTATCGGGGAAAAAGGAGAAGACCCGGTATTCACCATCACTGACCTGTTGCCGCATCTGGCAGCCAAACAGATGGAGAAAAAGGCAGCAGAGGTGATCAGTGGCGAAGGGCTGAACTTGCTGGTAGGCAGCATTCCCTGTGAAGATAAGGAGGCCAAGGAAAGGGTCAAGGCTGCCCTGCTCAAGATTTTAAAGGAGCAGTATGGTATCGAACCTGAGGATTTTGCCCGGGCGGAACTGGAAGCGGTCCCGGCTGGTCCGGCGCGGGAAGTGGGCCTGGACCGCAGCCTGATCGGCGGTTTTGGTCAGGATGACCGGGTTTGTGCCTGGACAGCCTGGGCTGCCTTGCGGGACCTGGCGGAAACTCCGGAATATACAGCTGTAGCCTTGCTGGTGGATAAAGAGGAAATCGGCAGTACCGGCAATACCGGGATGACGGCAGCTTTTTTTGCTAATATGGTGGCAGAACTGATCAATGCCCAGAGCCAGCCTTACAATGAAATTCTGCTCCGAAGGGCACTGGCCAATTCCCGGGCCCTTTCCGCCGATGTCAGTGTGGCGGTAGACCCCAACTTTGAAGGCGTAGTGGACAAATATAATGCTGCCCGTCTGGGGCAGGGACTGGTGGTGACCAAGTACACGGGGGCGCGCGGCAAGAGCGGTACCAGTGATGCTAATGCCGAATTTGTGGCCCGGGTTTTGCAAATTTTCTCCGAGGCCGATGTGCCCTGGCAGGTGGGAGAGCTTGGAGCAGTAGATGTAGGCGGTGGTGGCACCATTGCCAAATTCATGGCTGAAACGGGAATGGATGTGCTGGACTGCGGTGTAGCTCTGCTTTCTATGCATTCACCTTTTGAGGTTGCCAGCAAGGTAGATATATTTGCTGCTTATGAAGGCTACAAGGCGTTTTACCGTAAAGCAGGCCAGTAA
- a CDS encoding CvpA family protein produces MNWLDIILAIFLLYGLIQGLRRGFLQTLAGLVGYGLGMLAGFLYYRQLGNMLFQQWKDSPAWLALLQKILPVPRELYALPAAKISTSTMQTAINQLVKDPAAKGQFEHLLAQLGQATQDPLVHNAAEAVYRMVGLALVEGIAFGLLFIGVTALVRLTARMLGKLMDATPLGLINRLAGGAAGLAKSTLGLAIFLLVLAPMAPLVAQEKTGALAEFFKAVNSSMILNNLKQFLGGF; encoded by the coding sequence TTGAACTGGTTAGATATCATTTTGGCAATCTTTCTGCTCTATGGTTTGATCCAGGGCCTGCGGCGCGGCTTTTTACAAACTCTAGCCGGGCTGGTTGGTTATGGACTGGGGATGCTGGCCGGTTTTCTCTATTACCGGCAACTGGGAAATATGCTCTTTCAGCAGTGGAAAGACAGTCCTGCCTGGCTGGCCCTGTTACAAAAAATCCTGCCGGTACCCCGGGAGCTATATGCCCTGCCGGCAGCAAAAATTTCCACCTCCACCATGCAGACCGCCATTAACCAGCTGGTCAAGGACCCGGCGGCCAAAGGACAATTTGAACACTTGCTGGCTCAGCTGGGCCAGGCCACTCAGGATCCTCTGGTTCACAATGCGGCGGAAGCGGTGTATCGCATGGTGGGATTGGCCCTGGTGGAAGGGATAGCTTTTGGCTTGCTGTTTATCGGGGTGACTGCTCTTGTCCGCCTTACTGCCAGGATGCTGGGCAAGCTGATGGATGCGACCCCCCTGGGGTTAATCAATCGGCTGGCTGGCGGAGCTGCTGGCCTGGCCAAAAGCACCCTGGGGCTGGCCATCTTTTTGCTGGTACTGGCTCCCATGGCGCCCCTGGTTGCTCAGGAAAAAACAGGCGCTCTGGCAGAATTCTTTAAAGCAGTAAATAGTTCAATGATTTTGAATAACCTCAAACAATTTCTCGGGGGATTTTAA